The genomic segment agagagagagagagagagagagagagagagagagagagagagagagagagagagagagagagagagagagagagagagagagagagagagggggaggacaggtgGGGAAAAAACAGAGGTTCGTGGACAGGACGACATAATATATGAAACTGAAAGAGGGCATTGcataggggcgggtcagagcgtggcattagataggcatgtgttaggcgggTGTGGCCAATACGTGCCGTGCTTCCAGTCTGGCTTCATGTAGACTGAGACCAAGtttgtatctgagagctgctacctcagactcaaacttgtaggtgGGGCAAGTCTCTATAAAATACactatgggggccgccgcagttagcacatgtgcgtgtttgtgcagagcagtttgatcggttatgaccgagTTGGGCACACAGCGGGTATCGAGTTGTGGAACAGCAGGATGTCCAAAGTGCCAACAGTTTTGGCattggcggggaggaggggagtgtggtcgaacagggagggattggtCACCAATGCAGATATGAAAAGGGTCATATGtatggaaagtaattttggcaatcccgatcggagaggttataatgttcatgataaaaatgcggtattgcattattccatctttcatagaatgcacctcaggttatctgatttgggatttgtcctgctctgtcgataaacaccgagtgcccacggggagtgagtgtgaaacttcgctatccttactcatgtatgagtaagtaggtaatgtctatggatgctagtaagcgcctagttgctcacgccttttagagtgggtcgttgtacgagtggtagagcggccgtcttgcattcacgtgcattggcggcgagggatcgaatcccgatcggagaggttataatcatgataaaaatgcggtaatgcattattccatctttcatagaatatacatatatatacacatatacacgtatactcacatatacacacacatacatatatacacacacatatacacatacatacacatacatacacatgcatacacatacatagacatacatacatatgcatacatatacatacatacacatacatatacatacatttatatacatttatacatataaacatatacatgtgtgtgtgtgtgtatacacatatatacacacacatacacatacatttatatacatttatacatatagacatatatacatgtgtatgtgtatgtgtgtgtgtgtgtgtgtgtgtgtgtgtgtgtgtgtgtgtgtgtgtgtgtgtgtgtgtgtgtgtgtgtgtgtgtgtgtgtgtgtgtgtgtatgtatgtatgtatgtatgtatgtatgtatgtatgtatgtatgtatgtatgtatgtatgtgtgtgtgtgtgtgtgttttgtgtaatgGAAAACAATTTTGTAGTGTAAAAGGTGATATTGTTATAGAAAAGAACGGAAACAGTTAGACAAGCACACCTGCTCACAGACTAACACACAACTGTAACAAAAGAGAGGtaaaaacacgtgtgtgtgtacatgtgtgtttgtgtgaatgtgtatattagtgtacatgtgtgcgtttgtgtgcgtgtatgtttctgtacgtgtgtgtttatctgtgaatATTTGTTTTGTGTACGAAATGAATACGTAGATAGACAGTTAAGGACGATAAATAGAAGTAAGTAGagcgaaataaaaataattcacaGCCTATATAACAAGGGTGATCTTTTAAGCGATAAGAATTTCCCTAATTCTTCCTTATCCTGGACAAGGACCCGTCAATTCCCATCCACTGGACATCTATACTGAAGGAAAAGGTCTTATGACTTTCAAAGCAGTCTTAACAGCTGATCGTCTTCCTATATCATCCATGGGAGACATCTTGACACTACTAACCACAAGCGGGTGACAAAAGCTAacaatttcttattcatttttcggAATCTGATCACAAAGGGACTTCAAATGCAAGTTTTATACTGCTACTGCTTTTGTAGATATCAAAATGCCtactgcaatattttttttctcgtttgcgCAATGTTGACTTCAAGCGACGATAAATATTGGGGGATTAATCAGAATCGTCAACTGCAGCAACGGGTAAGGTCGAGAGTAGGTTTTGTCAAAAAAAAGAAGCTTAATTGATGTGCAAAACACGCGGATTTGCACTAATCAATTTATGCAGAACGACGTAACACATGTATTTCTTGAAGTGACGACCTTACAACATTTAAAAAATACTTTGAGAGAGAATAGTGTACGACTTTCTAAAAGACAGTCAGAGACGAATGAGACTTGTAGTTGGTTCACATCTCTCACACTGCTTcgtattgtttattaatataatgtTTTTAATATGCTCGGAGAACATGAAAAAGTTTAATTCAATTAAGCAATTCAaactttcattcttgttatataaaAATCGCAATGTATAAACTATTTCAAAACTACTCACTATGCCTCTAGTTATGCCGTTTGACGCTCTCGTTGAATAATTCTCTCTTATATATCGTTATAGTTTGGCTTCGATTTCCACACCGAAACTTGCTTGAGTGTCTCGTATCCGGACTAAACATGGATAGTCTTCCTCTGGTTTTAACAACTTAACCTATCCGAATTTAGAGTTCCGTTTGTGTAGGCCTATGATACAAAAAAATCGTTACGATTCCACGCCTTCAAACTActtttctccactttcttctgCTGTGAAGTTTCAGCAGTCACTGCATGTTCTTTATACACATTGCAGACTTTTAATGCCTGTGCTAGCATCGATAATTACTTTAAAAATCAATCTCAGTATGCAAATGCCCAGCTCTTGATCGTATGCTAAATACTTTTCGACTAATCAGAATCTAAAAGAAGCAGAAATCGGAAAccattaggttatatatatattttctctctattttacgCAACTAGTCTCAACTTGCCACCAAATTTTAGCGTTAATTCCACCCACCTTTCCTGCCAttgttccacacacacactaaaatccaCCAAGACCTACGAATACAGCACGTATCGTTGTCCTACCTGGCTCTCGGTGTTAGCGACCGTACAGAACCACTCCGGATGATTCGGTCGACCGGACTTTGGAGCGTTTCGAACACAAGTGTCTCCGCGCCGTGAAGCTTACACTCCTCTCGCGAGCTATTTGTGGAAACTTCGGATACAGGTGTtggttaataacaatgaaatatacGACACAGTGTTTCTATACAGCTTCTAACACTTCTAAGGGGGCGTGTTTAATGAATGTAAAAAGTAATTCTGCTATACAGAGTTCGGTCTATTATGTTCTATAACCGTAACGTGGGAtattttattacacacacacacacacacacacacatatatatatgttagctaTGAAAACATGAcccgaaattatcattattgtgaaaaaTTCCGTATGGCATTTAaggaaataaccccccccccccactttttaaCTCTACTAATACAATTAATAACTATATATGATGTAATCACAAATGCAGTTAACTGTAACGAAAATAAGGAGACTGATTTAAAGTTAGGAATAAACATGAACGTAATCTTGTCTGAGGTcacgagaaaacacacacacacacacacacacacacacacacacacacacacacacacacaaaagtaattGATCTCTGAAAACGTCATTGTTCGTCACAACTGAATCACTTCACATAAACTGTGCGAAACTCTTCCATAATTCTGTATCGTATTTATAATTCTGTGTCAATTATATCCAAATATACCGATTGAATGCAGTAATTTTCCTTTGATATACAGGGTGAACTTGAAGTCTTtccctgattaaaaaaaaaaaaaaaaaaaaaaaaaaaaaaaaaacggaaactggtcgagaaagaaatatgaatgtgCAATGTGCAATTGAGTTCATATTTTATCATGcacgttttacacacacacagtaaagttCATATTTTATCATGCAtgatttatacaaacacacatacacagtgagtAAAGGAATTCTTATTTCCCATgcatgttttacacacacacacacacacacacacacacacacacacacacacacacacacacattaaaaggaATTCTTATTTTCCATgcatgttttacacacacacacacacacacacacacacacacacacacacacacacacacacacacacacacacacacacacacacacacacacacacacacacacacacacacattaaaaggaATTCTTATTTTCCATgcatgttttacacacacacacacacacacacacacacacacacacacacacacacacacacacacacacacacacacacacacattaaaaggaATTCTTATTTTCCATgcatgttttacacacacacacacacacacattaaaaggaATTCTTATTTTCCATgcatgttttacacacacacacacacacacgcaagtaatTGATCTCTGAAAACGTCATTGTTCGTCACAACTGAATCACTTCACATAAACTGTGCGAAACTCTTCCATAATTCTGTATCGTATTTATAATTCTGTGTCAGTTATATCCAAATATACCGATTGAATGCAGTAATTTTCCTCTGATATACAGGGTGAACTTGAAGTCTTTCCCTGATTATAAAAAAGGAAACTGgtcgagaaagaaatatgaatgtgCAATGTGCAATTGAGTTCATATTTTATCATgcatgttttacacacacacagtaaagttCATATTTTATCATGCAtgatttatacaaacacacatacacactgagtaAAGGAATTCTTATTTCACATGCatgtttgacacacacacacacacacacacacacacacacacacacacatattaaaagGAATTCCTATTTTCCATgcatgttttacacacacacacacacacagtaaccgAATTCATATTTTTAATACATATTTTACACACAGGAATTCATTCTTGCATGCATATTTTAAaagcacgtatatacacacgcaaaagtAAATATCATTTGGATGGTATTTAGAAGTTATGAAAAGACTGGCAGTGTTGATGAGCTTGTGACACTAATAAGCCACAATTAAGTAGAGTCAGTGCTCTTTATATCACTTTGAAAGTCTCTTAAAACATTTAGGGGAATTCAATTCTGAATATTCGTGAAGctgaaattgttgttgtttttttacgccATTTGtgagacgaaaaaacaaaaaaacaaaatgtatgTAAGAGAAAAAcatatgtttctatctatatggTCTGTTATGGTTTTCCATAATCAGGAAAACATATATTAgctctgtaaaaaaaaagtatggagaATGAAACCACATGTAAAACTTACTACATccattattaaaaaataattacagaaaaaaaactccTTTTATGGTCCTAGTTCAACCAAATACAGCCATCATGTCACGCATCAAGTCCCTATTACAGTCAGTTACTGTAACGGTTTCCTGTTCAATAAGTGTCTCTTGCAGCAGCATGGTTTGCTTGGCAGTCTGCCACACGGTATGCCACACTTCAACCACCTAGTAGAAGAAAAATAGTCAACCGTTAAGGAATAGAAGGCAATAAGTCCTGgtgttgtaaatattattatccaGACGGACATATGCTCAGGAGGGcacaggtgtttttttttattatacaagtGTTTATACTCttgatatgtatacaatataacaATACAAGTGTTTTCTTTAACATACGGACAGGTGTTCACGAGCTTAATACAAAGCAATTTTTCATTGGtgcaaaaaaaaacactaaaagcaGCTTCTGACTCACCGTTGTGTCTGTCTCCACGACCTGGACGATGTCATGGTATGTGCTCGTGACCGTCATTGTCGACACGTAAGGGACGACCTCGGTGGTGGTGCTGGTCGTCCAAGACACTACAGTCGATATCGAAGTCTCGAACTCTGGTCGTGTTGACACCACAGTCACAACATCCGTCGTGGCGGCTACCTGAAgggaaagtagataaataaatgaaaagacaaaatgaCACGGGAGTTATTAATTAGGTTGAATGCGAAGACATACCTCTGTGACAGTCTTCGGCGCGGCGACTGTGACTGGTAGAGTTTCTGTGATGTGTTCTTCTTTCGTCCATACACTGGTGTCCGTGAGGTAGACGGTCGTCATTTCCATCGAGGGTGTACCAGTCACCGTTACTTCTTCTGCCAGTTATAAAAGCCAGTCAGGTTAGAGAGAGAAGGCGTGCTATCTTAAGGCTAATCCACTGTCGATTTAAACACTTGGAAAACTGAATCACAGATCTGAGAAATTGCAAAAGGACtatgatgaacacacacacacacacacacacacacacacacacacacacacacacacacttattgtcTAGAGATGCTGGGTGGAAGCGCTTGCTACACCTACGTATGTTGCTTAATATTTCAGCTATGTTCCAACAGCTCGGGATATCGGATAACTGCCACTATTCAGAAATAACAACGGCCGTAAGAACCCAAGTCATAATTTTCCAGGCAGCGATCAAAACGTGAATGGTATATGCGTCTTTGTGCAGGTTTTGTTTCACGGACATttcatttaaacttttttttttttttttttacatcttggcGTGATTGCCAATAGTTTCTGTAGTAAAGACCAAAACTGCTTATTTAGAAAatcctatctacctaccttatcAAGGCTCCATCATCCTAGCACATCTGTCCGTTTTACGCCTTTCCTTATGCAAATGGACTGACCCTATCACACTACAAAGGCAGTAAACATTGTATCTAcactgtacacacaaacatggcGCCATCCGAGTGAGGTCCCGCGAATCACACGAGCGTTCTCATACGTatcacgttattttaaagaaatataatgattggcattgtatataaaaacaatatacaatatcaACTttctatatgataaaaaaaaaaaaaaaattgtagctaTATAGATTCTCCGCACCACAAAGTCAAGACAGGAAATGATCAGATAGAAACGGACGCTACCGCCCATGTCTGCCAGACGTTCCGTATGGGTATGCATGCGAGCCCCAAAAGACACGCGGAATCGCATAACCTTACTAAAAAGAGAGTAGCGTGATAGGGCCTTTATACTTTTtggatataaacaaatattcaggAACAAAATGTAAAGTCTGACACACACATCtacaatcatcacacacacacacacacatgtgaatacatatcatacatgtctatgtgaatacatattatacacatgtctatatgaatacataatatgcacatttatatgcgcatacataccatatacatattatacacacatcaatatatatatatatatatatatatatatatatatatatatatatatatatatatatatacaataaaaagtaatgatattaatattagtaatatcccACCTacccataaaaagagaaaaagcaaacaagaaagaaaaaaaaaacaatatacacaCCGCTTGTACCTTCACCaaacaagcaccccccccccaaaaaaaaaaaaaaaaaattaccccccccAAAGCCTCACCAGAAACGAACACCTCCGTCGTGAGGAAGAACGTCGACGTCAACGATAACGTGGCGAAGGAAACGTTTATCTCGGTGTGTTGGGCAACGTTTGTGTTGGTCATCACGGACGTTTGTGTGGCCGTGACGAGGGTGGTGGTCGACTCACAGGCGCCGGCTTTTGCGGGTTCTTtctgcaagggagagggagagggatgagggagagggatgaggggagagagggatgaggggagagggataaggggagagggatgaggggagagggataaggggagagggatgaggggagagagggagagggaagagggaggggagggataaggggagagggatgaggggagagggagggaagggatatggggagaggggagagaggagagggaggggagggatgaggggtgaggtgggagggaggagggagagaggggagagggagaggggggagagaggagagggaggagggagagaggggagagggaggaggggagagaggagagggaggagggacgagagagatttgagagagaaagagaaagagaaagagaaagagagagagagaaagagagagagagaatgggagagagagagagagagagagagagagaaagagaaagataaagagagagaaagtgagagagagagagagagagagaaagtggaagaaagagagagagagagagagagagagaaagagagagagaaagagagaagagagagagagagagagaaagagaaagagagagagagagagagagagagagagagagagagagagagagagagagagagagagagagagagagagagagagagagagagattcagagaatggggaggaaagtaagagtgagagagatggggggaaaagggggaaagggaaagggaaaggaaagggaaaggaaagagagaaagaaagaaagagatagaga from the Penaeus vannamei isolate JL-2024 chromosome 33, ASM4276789v1, whole genome shotgun sequence genome contains:
- the LOC113818267 gene encoding uncharacterized protein isoform X2, translating into MFIKGVCLYFIYSIHGASADLGQDHQQLISPAQQDVQFDIKYYNPEEVLEEHYGYEVATEEISEEMPAYIQKEPAKAGACESTTTLVTATQTSVMTNTNVAQHTEINVSFATLSLTSTFFLTTEVFVSEEVTVTGTPSMEMTTVYLTDTSVWTKEEHITETLPVTVAAPKTVTEVAATTDVVTVVSTRPEFETSISTVVSWTTSTTTEVVPYVSTMTVTSTYHDIVQVVETDTTVVEVWHTVWQTAKQTMLLQETLIEQETVTVTDCNRDLMRDMMAVFG